The genomic DNA CACAAGTGTCAAAGCTGTGGGTATTATGGAGCCTTGCGCAGATCTCGTGAACTGCAAACGCACAATGGCCAGTCCATCAGAAGTGGCGCTTCCAGCTCCCTGGGTGTCCGAGGCACGATCTTCGTGGGTCCCTCTCAGGAAACCTCACTGCTCAACCCTTTTTCACTTTGGATTACCCCGAGTCGAGAAAAAAAGCAACCCTTTGGCGACTTGACGTACCCCAGAGCGACACCAGCCCCACGCAGCTCCGATAGCGATAACCCCACAGCGACATACAAACGCCCAAGCAACATCCCAGCGCCCATAGTCACCGTCCATGTGAAGGTGCCGGTGACCCAAGCCGCCGCTATCACAAAGTAATGCCGAGTGTATACTACGCTCACATCCGCGCTTGAGACTGCACAAACCGGATGTCCGGTACTCGCTAGCATTTTTATGTACTGCTAATACCTGGTGTTTGCTTTCCTGCTGTCACGACCCGGCAAAAACACTATTTTTTCACAAAACACTTTTCCCACAAGGTTACACCCGGACTGAACCACCCGCACTGAACCAACTCCACTCGGCGTCAACTCCCAAAATCCCCGAAGCAACTCCCGCCCCCACATACACACTAGGTCAGACGCCAGACGCTTTGCCGGACCACAACGTCATCCCCTCGCGACAAGTGCCGGCTGCTGAGCCAACCAAATGTCCGTTCCCATGGGAGTGCTAGATCCCGAGTCGGGCATTTTCTATGGCGTCTGCTGGATCGTTGTCATTGTACGCCTTCTTTCGCGGCGATTACATCGTGGATCATGGAAGTTGCTCCAAGCAGATGACTACCTGATCCTTGTAGCCATGGTTAGTGTTGACCCGACCCATAGCTTTGGGTATGTAGTGACATACACATACAACATGCTGATTATGTCTAGGCAACAGACACAGTGCTCATCACCATCATGCATGAGGTAGCAAAGACCAGTAGCAACCTGATACCGCCCGGTGACGATGTATCAAAGTATTCGGAAGCGGAAATTCACACTCGGATATATGGTTCCAAGCTCGTTCTTGTGGTCGAGCAGATGCAACTCATTACTATCTGGCTTGTCAAGGCCTGTCTCCTCATCATGTACAACCGCATGACCATGGTGTTACCGCAACACAAAATTGTCATCTGGACAGCCGTCTACGTCGGTATCTCGTTCGTTGTCATGGAAGTATTATATCTCGGTGTATGGTGCAGGCCCTTTAACCAATACTGGGCCGTACCCCCACAGTCAAGTCCGTCCGCCCTACCCACCCCAACCCACCCCCTCAACTAACACACAAACCAAGAACAATGTTCAGCCGCCACAAACCACCTCATCACAAACGCCGTCTTCAACATAACCAGCGACCTAATAATAATCCTAATCCCCATGCCCCTCCTCTTCAAAGTGCGCCTCCCCAAAAAAACAAAATGcatcctcttcttcatcttctgCATCGGCGCCTTCACCATCGTCGCCGCCGCCTTGAATAAATACTACTCCTTCACCCACCCCTTTGGAACAGAATGGACGATTTGGTACCTGCGCGAATCTTACACCGCGATCCTCTGCGCAAACCTCCCGCTTACATACCCACTCATCCAACGCATCTTTAAACTGCGTAATTGGAACTCGAATACGTACACGGGAACGACACCGGAGGATCGGTCTACTACAAGACACCACCAGCAGTCGTCGTCGCAACATACGCGCGTTTACTGGCCTGAAcctgctgctgttgctgctgaGCCGCCGCATATACCGAGGGGGTTTAGGGATATTTTCCGGAGGACGGAGAGTCAGGAGGATATTAATGGCGGGTTGGGGAAGCAGAGGGATGATTGTAGTGATGATGATCCACAGTTTATTACGAGTGCGATTGAGATGGGGGATTGTAAGGGGGGCTGAGGGGGAGGGGTTGAGTGAGGGGTTGAGTGCGCCGGCTAGTTGTCGGACGTCGGGGAGTGTgggggaggggagggggCGGACGGTTCCTTTTCATGCTGTTTGAATACGGTTGATGTAGACATATATGAATGTATTCTTTTGTGTCATTTTAGTCCCCTTTCCGTTGTTTCTCGGATGGTACTTTTTCTATTAACATCACTAGCATGTGAAGGATGAAAacgtgtgtgtgtgtgtgtgtgcgcTTAACTAGTATTATTAATTAAAACCGTGGTGTATCTCCAACGAccacccgggtgtcataaaatactagaaatactagtgtaaaaaagctactgtagtcgccagacacgtcATTACTCGTCTCGACCGTGTAGCACCATCGTGTATCTTATCCATTAAGCCCACCGTTCAACCTCTGCATCCCACACACATCCTACATTACAACCACCAACCTACTGTTCCTCATGCTGCGAATAAATAAAATTCGCCGCAACAGGCACCAACCCATTCATACTTGCCCACTCCCTAACCCCACCCCTCTCCTTACCTGTCCCCCAATGTCTCCTACTCTCCGGCCTACTCAACCTCAACCTCTCCGTCGTCCCATTCTTCGGCGCAAACACCAAAAACACATAACGATGTTTCCCCGTCTCGGGCGGCGGACCTGGTGGCTTGTATTCCACAACATCCTCTAGTCCGTCCTGGCCCTCACCCTCACCCTCCTTCTCTGACTCAACACTAACGCCAAACTCCGGGATCGGTAGTATCGAAAACGTCTGCTGTGCGGTGGTAAGGTTGGCGACGATCCAATGACACATTTCGCTCCACTCGGGGTTATCGCGCGACGGCGCATCTGGGTCCGTGAGCGTGAGCACGTATGACATATCCGACGTCATATGTTTGCCATCGGGGCTTGTGTCGTCGTGGAGGGAGACGGTGGGTTGGTGTGTGAGGTTTACGGGGGGGGATTGTGTTGCCGAGTTTAGCGTGGACAGATGGCCATGTTATCGAGAGGGTGAGGCTGGGGAGGAAGTCGTCGATGACTGGGTGTGGTTAGTGGATGGGATGCGAGGCTGAGACTGGTGGGTGGTGGTACCTGTGGGGATTATCTCGGCGCTGTGGAGCCTGTGGTTGGTTAGTGGATGGGTGGTTGTATGTAGTGGGATACGCGATGGGCGTACTTTGCCCGGacggcttggacgtttttGGGGCCGTTGAGGAGGAGTGGTGCTTGCTGCGTTGGTAGCGCTACTGCAGTTCCACAGAGCTGCAGCAAGCATGCGAGGATGACAGGAGTCTGGGGGGACCATGATGTCGTTGAGATGAATTCCTGATGTCAAAATTGCTCCCTAAGACTCAGCGTTGCCCGAGAGTTGTGTTAAATACAATTGAGCAACTTTAATTTAGAGTTGAAGAGAATGATGACATTTCATGAGGTAGTTGCTGCAATAAGCTTTCCCCACTCATGTGTCGTCATTCGTGTCTCAACTTTGCAGATCAACGTTCTTTTTTCGGCAACTCAACCTTGATTGGGCACGGACAACCACGAGATAAGGACGATGCGCTGAATTGTCATGTGGATACATTCGATTGTTCTAACTGTGTGATGGGTAAACGGGTATTCGGATAGCACGCTCAAAATCGGTCGTAGAAGATGGCCGATCGAAAGAAATCAATAAACTCAACAGCCCTCAGAACGCTCAGCGATCTTCGCATTGCAGAAAGCACTGCTGTTGGTGACGAAGCCCATGTTCTGAGAAACCTGATACTCTGTAAGCTTTTGAGCTCCTCGGCCGGTCATGGTGCCTGTGCAGTCGTCGAGTAGGATGCAATCCCATCCGTAGGAATAAGCGTCGGATACAGTGCCGAACACGCATTGGTCGGTATTGACACCAGCAAACAACAAAGTCTGCTTGCCTGATGCTCGTAGATACTCGTGCAAAGGCTCCTTCTCGGACCATAGACCGCTCATCCGCGACTTGTCGAAGAATAGATCTCCGGGTTGAGCGACTGCTTGGAAAGGCTCGTACAGAGCGGCGTTCCATGTGCGCTTGAACAGGCATCTTCCTTGCTTATCAGGCAGCTCGGCGCCCAATCCAACATGCCATCCCAAGGTCTTGCTGAAGCCTCGTTGAATGGCGGGTGCCATCTTCGTCAAGTCGTGGTCGGTGATTCCCCAGTTGAGCCATGCAATCTGGATCCCTTCCTTTCGACATCTCTCAATAACCTTCAAGGTTGGCTTGATTGCGGCGATTCCTGCTGCATGGTCGCGATAGATTGGGTGGACAAAATAGTTTTGCATATCGACGATGATCAAGACCGCGGTACCGGGGTTGATCATGAAGCCGGTGTGGTGACGCCCTTCCTCATCGCACTCGACAATCATCTTTTTCTCTGCTCCCCGAGACAGGTCGAACTTTTTGATTGCGGGTAGGTAGAGCCATTGCTCCTCTCCTCCAAACGGGATAGGTGCGGTACATGTTATGGTTCCGACTGTGACGTCGTTGTGTTGGTCTTGGGTGGTAGTGAGGATAAGAGACTCCGAGGCCATGAAAGGCGTCGGAGGAATGATTGAAGTAGGAGAGGTTGGACAGGAGAGCAAGAGATTTCGATAGAGATTTATAGGGCAGAATTGAAGAGGAGTTGTGTGATGATAGATAGTAGACGTTGGACAAACAAGGGAGGGCACGTTACCTTTGTACTGCAGTGAGATGCTCCTTCTCCCTTTATTTACGGTGAGTCTGATAACGAGTCTTATCATGTTGATAGGCAACTTCGGAAGAGAAACTCAATCAGGAGACGACATTTCAGTTAGACGGCATCGCACCTATCGGCTTATACGGGGAGATGGTGGTGTTGGATGCTGCGATTGCGTACTTGGTAGACCAAATCAGTGCTAGACTGCATCGCGGTGTGGCATTTGTAGTGCATTCCCCAAGATGCGGAGATATGGGCTGGGGAAGTTCTTTGATAATTCAGTGCTGTCGTGCCTGGCCGCCGTTTTACAAAGAGATAAGGTAAGCTTGGAGAGATAGCGGTCGGGTTGGTACCTGGGAAGTCGCCGAGGGTCCGACAATACCCGAAAGCGAGCCAGAGTCGGGCGTCTTACTGTGGTGCTTTCTCGGGCGATGCGATAAGTCGTGTTTGGGCCAGGCTCATGGCTACTTGAAGTTGGTGTAAGCAAATGTGGGCGCTACTGTAGTCTGCAAAGCCAGGCTGCGACTCTTGCGTTGTACCCCAGTCTGTACAGGTGGCAGGCCCCAGTCCCGCCTCACCAAAAAAAAGTGCTGACATGGCGTCTGAGCTGGCGGTGTAACTCTTTGACTTGTCTGCATACGCTGTCCTAGTTTGTGTGTACCATATTAGGCCTTGGAGCCGAGCTGCATGCGTCGGCAACGTCGCGTGTAGTGGCGTTTGTAGGGCTCGCGACCAAGGACCGTGGGCAGCCTCGTGCTCACTGTGTGCAGCACGGATGTGCTTGTAGAGATTGTCCACGCCGTCTCTCCTTTTATGCGAAAAGCATTTACGGCGTTTTATAAAATTAAGGAGACATGTGAAGTAGACGTGGGGTGGAATTGCGATGCTGTCACGTGCCCATCATCAAACCTTGGAACTTTCAAGCGAAGTGACGACGGAGCTGCAGCAAAGGCAGTCCCATCACGAGCCTCTGTTCCCAACGAAGCACCCATCAGCCACGTCAACTCCGCCGACTCAACCTCTGCATCATCCGCAGCTTGCTCCTGCACCCCTCAACTCGACTTCCAGCTTTCACAACCTCTGGTAGTGTTGTCTGGCTGCTCAACATCTACTCGGCCCATCAAGGAGCGAAGAAACGACTCACACACAAACCAGCGCCATGGCGTCGCTGGGCGAGGAGCTCCTCAACATTGTCAACAGGCTGCAGGACTTGGTCTTCAATACGATTGGAAATGATTCCCTAGATTTACCCCAGATTGTACGTGCGCCCCAGCCAGCAAAGTGAATGCGGTGAGCGCAGAGCAGATTTTTGGACCGACGAGGATGCCACGCAGACAAAGACTTCAATACTGACCCCCGCAGGTTGTCGTCGGTTCACAATCGTCGGGAAAATCATCCGTGCTCGAGAACATTGTCGGCAAAGATTTCCTCCCCCGTGGGAGCGGCATCGTCACACGCCGACCGCTTATTCTGCAACTCATCAACCTCCCCAGTGAACgcgacgaagacgacgatgacgaggTCCACGTCCCACATACCCCAGCGAGTGTTGCCGGTCAGCAGGAGTGGGGAGAGTTCCTGCACATTCCCGGCCAGCGCTTCTACGACTTTGCCGACGTCAAGCGCGAGATTGAGAACGAGACGTCGAGAATAGCAGGAAACAACAAGGGCATCAACAGGCAGCCTATAAACCTCAAAATCTACTCGCCGCACGTGCTCAGCTTGACGCTCGTTGATTTGCCTGGTTTGACAAAGGTGGGCGAAGGATTGTAACTTTTTGCCAGGCACATTGAGCTAACCACTGCAGGTGCCCATTGGCGACCAGCCCTCGGACATTGAGAAGCAGACGCGGAACCTTATCACCGAGTACATTGCAAAGCCCAACAGTGTCATTCTCGCCGTCTCCCCCGCCAACGTCGATCTCGTCAACTCGGAAGCTCTCAAGTTGGCCCGACATGTCGACCCCATGGGCAAGAGGACGATTGGTGTCCTTACCAAGCTGGATCTCATGGACCACGGAACAAACGCCATGGATATTCTCTCCGGCCGTGTATACCCCCTCAAACTTGGTTTCATTGGTATCGTCAACCGATCACAACAGGACATCCAGGGCAACAAGTCGCTTTCCGATGCCCTCCAGGCTGAGCGCGACTTTTTCAGACACCACCCCGCCTACCGGAATATGGCAAACCGATGTGGTACCCAGCTGCTTGCCAAGAGCCTTAACCAGACCCTCATGGCTCACATCCGTGATCGGTTACCCGACATCAAGGCCCGCCTCAACACTCTTATGGGACAAACACAGCAGGAGCTTGCAAGCTACGGTGATGTTGCCTTTACTGGCAAAGAGCACCGTGGCTCTCTCATCCTACAGCTCATGACCCGCTTCGCCTCTTCCTTCATCTCTTCCATCGACGGTACCTCTACCGAAATCTCGACCAAGGAGCTGTGCGGTGGTGCACGGATATACTACATCTTCAACTCTGTCTTTGGCAACTCTCTCGAGCAAGTCGACCCCACTCAGAACCTTTCCGTGCTGGACATCCGGACGGCAATTCGCAACTCGACCGGTCCCCGTCCAAGTCTGTTCGTGCCTGAATTGGCTTTTGATCTTCTCGTGAAGCCTCAGATTAAGCTTTTGGAGATTCCTAGCCAACGCTGTGTAGAACTTGTATACGAAGAGCTCATCAAGATCTGCCATACCTGCGGCTCCACCGAGTTGACCAGGTACCCAAGGCTGCAGGGCAAGCTCATCGAAGTCGTCTCTGATCTTCTGCGAGAACAACTCGGCCCTTGCTCTGGATATGTCGCTTCTCTCATTGACATTCAAAGAGCGTACATCAACACAAATCACCCCAACTTCCTCGGGGCTGCTGCCGCCATGTCTTCTGTCATCAACGACAAGGAGCAACGGGAGAAGAAGATTGCAATGGAGGCCGAGAAGAAGAGGCGAGAACAGAGGAGGATAAAAGAACTGCAAAATGGTACCAACGGAGAGTCAAACGAAGAGGGCGAAGGTGGTGAAACACTGAAAGCGCTTCCTCTCCGAAAACACCAGTCTCAGACCAGCCGCAGCATGTCACCAGCGGTTGGACGTATGATGAACGGCTCTCAAAGTACAACAGCAGCACTTAACAGCCGCAACCGGTCGCCTCCTGGTACCGCCCGCGACAGTTTCCTGAACTACTTTTTCAGCAAAGACAGCAACAATGCATATGCCAACCCACAACAGGCAGCACAGGCAGCCCTTGACAACCGTCCCGGCAGCCGGCACGTCAGCCAAAACAGTGAACCCAGTTTTGCACAAAGCATTCGGAGAGGCGACAACAAGCAGCCAGCACATGTTTTGGCCATGATGCCTCCGGACTCGTCGGATGACTATGACGCCCCATTGAGTGCTGCATTTTCTGCACCTCGAAGTCCAAGTGTAGGACCACAAGAGAACTACGAAGGCGGATTTGTAAGTCCACACCCTTGATGATGTTTTATTCTTGTACTAATACTCGATAGCCATCAAACCCCGAACAAGCACCCGCTCTTACAGAACGCGAAGCCCTCGAGACAGAGCTTATCCGCCGCCTCATCTCGTCATACTTCAACATTGTCCGGGAGACAGTGGCGGATCAGGTGCCAAAGGCCATTATGCATCTCCTCGTCAACCACTCAAAGGACGTGGTACAAAATAGGCTCGTCTCAACGCTGTACAAAGAAGACCTGTTCCAGGAGCTTCTGTACGAGGATGATACCATCAAAGCCGAGCGCGAGAAGTGCGAGAAGCTGCTCAAGACATACAAGGAAGCAGCCAAGATTGTGGGCGAGGTTTTGTAAAAAAAAACAAGAATAAGGAAAACGGGACGATTAGTGTTTGGGTAATTGAAACGAACGGACGGAACCGTCATTTACGGGTTCTAGTCAGTGTAGGCTTTTTTGGAAGACGTGTGCAACTACGACGGGTACCTTTTTTCCACTCTCGTTTCCTCCCCCCTCCTTCGCCCTTTTCTTCGCCGGCTGGCTGGAATTATCCAGGATTGGCGTAGTCGGCTCGGCTCGGTTTGGTATGGTGGGGAGGGGTAAAAAAGAGTGAAAAGGCTCACGAAAGCGTGTGTGTTGTGTGGAGGGGTGCAATTCACTTTTTGCTCTCTCTCCTCTTCTACAACGCTTTGTTTACAACTCATTTCTACTCTTCTGTTACCCTGCTTGCTATTTTTTCTTCTAGTAGTAAAAGGGTTGCAGGGCGTTTTCTGTGTGGCTCCGCTTCATCTTTCGTTTTTTTTGGTTTAAGTTCgtttggtttggtttggCTGGTGTGTAGTAGTCACGTTACCTGCGGGTTGCGTGCGCTAGACGAGACAGACAAGCAGACAGACGGACAGACAGACAGACATACAGATGAGAAACCGTGTATAGAATATATCGTCTTGAGACATGTAAAAATTGTGTTcttgtggtggtggtgacATAGCTACGATGGTGGGGCTAACGATAATCACGTTATCACGACATGGCAATGACGTGGTGGTGATTACATATGTACCCCAACTTGAGCATGATGTATGTTTATATtggagagagagagagagagagagagaggaaCGTGACCTCGAACCAAAACCCCGTTCGTCTATATTGTACATTGCAAGGTACAGAGTACAGAAGATTTGGTATCTCATAGCTGTTCGTACCACAATTgactaccactactacttGTTTCTCACCCACTCGACTGGCGTTAGTTAGGGTGTGAGGAAGATAACGCGGCCGGCTTTGATAACCCCCGCCGTGCTAACCAACTTCACACACACATAAGGGAACAGagttcttcttcttcttctttgtTGTCGAAAGCGAAGAATTACGTTTATTTGTCGGTTATGCCGAGGAGGGCGTGGAGGTCGGCGTTGGGGTCTTTTGGGTCTGCGTTTGCTGTTGCGGGGAGTTGTTAGCACATGTATGTCATTTCTGTAATGTAATGTAGTCGCTTCTTCCAGTGTGAAGGTAGCTTCAGGACAGACATGACGTACCTCCCGAAGACTTCTTTGGCTGTTCTGAAGGGTGGTCTCGTGCCCATTGCTCTTTCGCTTGCCTAATCAGCGATTCCTTGTGTTGCCAGTCCTTTTGCGCGGCCTTTGCTCGGTCGGCGGCCGAGAGAGAGAGTTGGTGGTAGGCGCCGTAGAAGACTCCGAAGCCGAGGGCGGACCATCGGAGTACCTGTGAAGAGGATGGGTTAGCGTTTTGATGCTTTTGTCATCATCTCTGGGATGCCTGTATCGCATGACATGTCTCCAGCAAATCGCTTTGATAAGTGAGGTGCGACAAGACTTGTATCTTCCATGGGAATTGGAGGGCGTACATTAACACCGACTGACGTAGACATGGTGACGGCTGCTTTGTTTTTGTGGATGTGCGAGGGGAACCTTTGGATGAGCGCGGGCGGCCTCGTATATGTTCCAATGGCAAGTATTCCGGATCAGCGATGATGACTACACCGCTTTGTGGGGTCCGGAGAGGGGGACTCGGGCGTCGGGGCGGGATGCGGGATGTTGGGCGTTGGAGCTGTGAAAGTTGAGGTTGGCCCTGGGCGCAAGATTTGGTCGGCATTGTCTCGCTGCGAGCTAGTGCCCTCGTCCCTGAACAACAGCTTGGCGCGACGGGAACACACAACTTACGGAAGACGCGCCTGCTTACTTTACCCGGTCCTCTTTCTTGTTTTTTTAATTTTTTTAGTGAAAGACAAATACTTCGGCGTGGATAAGAGCGATAGGCGCACGGTATACGAATTGCTATTGTGACTGACTTGTCGGTCTCGCAACCCTGACATTCCATCCCACCCTCGCACATCTTCCGCCATGGAGTCCACAATGCAGCAACGGCGGGAGGAGATTCTCGCCAAAAAGGCCAAACTCGCTGAGCTGAAGCGCCAGCGCGAACTGAGGAGAGCCGAGAGTGCGAGCAGACAGTCCATGACTGGTAGTCCTTTGGGAGAAGTAGGGACACGTACTCTGGTGGTTACCCAACGACTAACCCGCATGTCAGGTCCTTTCGCCAACACCCAGACGCAGCGAAGATCTCGACCGCAGGACCGATGTCACCAACCTCATCAATAGCATTCTGGGGGAAAGCAGGCCCGGCTCCACCCAACCTGGCTCTCCAGCAGGCCCCGGCCGAGCGACCCGGCCAACTTCAGTTGTCAGTGCAGGTCAACTTAGTAGCGACAATGAGTCGTCGAGCTTCCATCCCTCGGCCGGTATGGTCGACCGAGAGATGCAGACGCTCTCCATAGGCCCGTTAGCGACAGTGTACGAGTTCGATGGCCAGGTGACCAACGAAGtcaagaaggaaaaggagATCATCACGTACAGCAAGGGTGTGCAGGCATGCATAGACTGGAGTCCGTCAAAGGACAGGGGTGTTGGAGGTAGTGATACCGAGCGTGACGAGAGCCCCACGCGCTCACCCAAGAGCAAGAGGCTGAGTCGGAGACAAAAGGAAAAGGACGAGGAGATTCGGTTGCAGCTGCGCAGGGAGATTGAGGAGGAAATCAAAGCCGCCCAACAAGCGCCTCAGGATGGCGCACCGCAACCAGGCTCGGAAGAAAACTTCCCATTTAAGACGCTTAGCAACGAGGAATTGACCGCCGTGGAGAACTCGGAAGAGTTCATTGGCTTCGTGGAGCGGAGTACAAAGGTCCTTGAACGAGCGCTCGACCAGCAGTTGGGATACGATATCCTAGCAGACTATGCAAATGGTGGTGTGGGTgtcgacgatgacgacgaggGCTACGGTTCGAGCGGCGGCAAGAAGGGTCGGCGGATAAAGGAGATTGCACAGTTCTGGGACGAGCGGTGGAGCAAGAAGAGGATGATTTCTGATCTGGGCTTCTCAACAAAGGTATGAGGTACTACTGTGTATTGTTGCCATGTCATTAACATGCTTTGTAGTTTCCAGAACTCGTCCTCGCATCCTATACGAAGAACCCGTCGGCGCCGCATGACCCAGACGGTCTCGTTCAAGTGTGGAACTTGCACATGCACGACCGACCCGAGTACATATTCCATGCCCAGTCGGATATTCTGACTGCAAAGTTCTCTCCGTTCCATCCAAACCTCATCGTTGGTGGTGCATACTCGGGCCAAGTACTGCTATGGGATACTCGTGCAAAGTCGGCACCGGTACAAAAGACGCCGCTCACAGGTTCGGGACATACCCATCCAGTCTACTCACTTGACATTGTCGGAACCCAAAACGCGAACAACATCATCTCCTGTTCAACCGACGGCGTCGTATGTGGTTGGACTGTCGACATGCTCTCACAGCCACAAGAGTTCCTCGAATTGACCTCACCGCCGCCTGCAAAGACGGATGACATGGCCGTAACCGCCATTGCCTTTCCTCAATCAGATCCCACCTACTTCCTCGCTGGCACAGAAGAAGGCTCCATCTACCCCTGCCACCGCTACGACCGTGCAGGTGCAAAAGCCGGTGTAGACGGCCGCGTCAAGTACGCCGGCCACGCCGCACCCGTCATGAGCCTTGACT from Pyrenophora tritici-repentis strain M4 chromosome 8, whole genome shotgun sequence includes the following:
- a CDS encoding WD40 repeat protein, whose product is MQQRREEILAKKAKLAELKRQRELRRAESASRQSMTGSPLGEVLSPTPRRSEDLDRRTDVTNLINSILGESRPGSTQPGSPAGPGRATRPTSVVSAGQLSSDNESSSFHPSAGMVDREMQTLSIGPLATVYEFDGQVTNEVKKEKEIITYSKGVQACIDWSPSKDRGVGGSDTERDESPTRSPKSKRLSRRQKEKDEEIRLQLRREIEEEIKAAQQAPQDGAPQPGSEENFPFKTLSNEELTAVENSEEFIGFVERSTKVLERALDQQLGYDILADYANGGVGVDDDDEGYGSSGGKKGRRIKEIAQFWDERWSKKRMISDLGFSTKFPELVLASYTKNPSAPHDPDGLVQVWNLHMHDRPEYIFHAQSDILTAKFSPFHPNLIVGGAYSGQVLLWDTRAKSAPVQKTPLTGSGHTHPVYSLDIVGTQNANNIISCSTDGVVCGWTVDMLSQPQEFLELTSPPPAKTDDMAVTAIAFPQSDPTYFLAGTEEGSIYPCHRYDRAGAKAGVDGRVKYAGHAAPVMSLDFHPAKGQIDLGDLVLSSSVDWSVKLWKVRPPAATGATNPTLPGATQQVTPVLDIAREDLVYDVRWSPVKPSVFALVDGAGSLEVWDINVDIEVPVQSVKPSDGKRGAFTNMPTGLGYMNRSLNKLAWERNEGRRVAVGGMDGVVTVFERSGMERAERIIVIIILYGTAGLWEE
- a CDS encoding isochorismatase hydrolase, which translates into the protein MASESLILTTTQDQHNDVTVGTITCTAPIPFGGEEQWLYLPAIKKFDLSRGAEKKMIVECDEEGRHHTGFMINPGTAVLIIVDMQNYFVHPIYRDHAAGIAAIKPTLKVIERCRKEGIQIAWLNWGITDHDLTKMAPAIQRGFSKTLGWHVGLGAELPDKQGRCLFKRTWNAALYEPFQAVAQPGDLFFDKSRMSGLWSEKEPLHEYLRASGKQTLLFAGVNTDQCVFGTVSDAYSYGWDCILLDDCTGTMTGRGAQKLTEYQVSQNMGFVTNSSAFCNAKIAERSEGC
- a CDS encoding Phospholipid-binding protein, which encodes MSYVLTLTDPDAPSRDNPEWSEMCHWIVANLTTAQQTFSILPIPEFGVSVESEKEGEGEGQDGLEDVVEYKPPGPPPETGKHRYVFLVFAPKNGTTERLRLSRPESRRHWGTGKERGGVREWASMNGLVPVAANFIYSQHEEQ
- a CDS encoding ATP-synt-E domain containing protein, with protein sequence MSTSVGVNVLRWSALGFGVFYGAYHQLSLSAADRAKAAQKDWQHKESLIRQAKEQWARDHPSEQPKKSSGANADPKDPNADLHALLGITDK